A stretch of the Hippocampus zosterae strain Florida chromosome 18, ASM2543408v3, whole genome shotgun sequence genome encodes the following:
- the LOC127591234 gene encoding microtubule nucleation factor SSNA1-like: MSQQAAALQNYNNELVNCIEDLCSKREELNRQIKLEEEEKERLQHDIRVFSGKLSKVNESLAQRMAARATFDRTIAETEAAYTKILESSQSLLSVLKHEAGNLSKASEPRKKEH, translated from the exons ATGAGCCAACAAGCTGCTGCTTTGCAGAATTACAATAACGAGCTCGTCAATT GTATCGAGGACCTGTGCTCCAAGCGGGAAGAGTTAAACCGTCAGATCaagctggaggaagaggagaaggaacGACTGCAGCATGACATCCGCGTCTTCTCCGGAAAACTGAGTAAAGTCAATGAAAGCCTGGCACAAAGAATGGCCGCACGCGCCACTTTCGACCGTACCATTGCAGAGACCGAGGCTGCATACACTAAG ATCTTGGAGAGCTCCCAATCTCTGCTGAGCGTCCTGAAGCACGAGGCCGGAAACCTCAGCAAAGCCTCAGAGCCTCGCAAGAAAGAACACTAA
- the LOC127591233 gene encoding microtubule nucleation factor SSNA1-like: protein MAQQAAALQTYNNELVKCFDDLCSKREELSLQIKLEEEEKERLQHDIRSLSEKLSRVNESLAQKMAAYNTIDRTIAETEGAYTKILESSQSLLSVLKQQAGNFSKTSEPRRKEH, encoded by the exons ATGGCTCAACAAGCTGCTGCTTTGCAGACCTACAACAATGAACTCGTCAAGT GTTTTGATGACCTGTGCTCCAAGCGAGAAGAATTAAGCCTTCAGATCAagctggaggaggaagaaaaggaaCGACTTCAGCATGACATCCGAAGCCTCTCGGAGAAGCTGAGCAGAGTGAATGAAAGCCTGGCACAAAAAATGGCTGCATACAACACCATCGACCGCACCATCGCAGAGACTGAGGGTGCATACACCAAG ATCTTGGAGAGTTCACAGTCCTTACTGAGTGTCCTGAAGCAGCAAGCGGGAAACTTCAGTAAAACCTCAGAGCCCCGGAGGAAAGAGCACTGA